In Eleginops maclovinus isolate JMC-PN-2008 ecotype Puerto Natales chromosome 10, JC_Emac_rtc_rv5, whole genome shotgun sequence, the following proteins share a genomic window:
- the grnb gene encoding granulin b gives MTLQLRILFLALLGLSSALVCPDGGMCEDNDTCCMNAEGGYGCCPLPHAECCSDHLHCCFEGTVCDLVHSKCVNKTVSLPLMRRLPAKQALLVPQLEERVKAITCPDGESECPDDTTCCQLLDDSWGCCPLAKAVCCEDKLHCCPENTKCDIAHSKCVSSSLASFPMLEKLPARRKNNPAPSAGAVTCPGGKSSCPDSYTCCLLTSGDYGCCPYPQASCCNDHIHCCPSNTICDLVHGVCQSGETSVPMLKKIAALPNDVQCPDQISACPEQTTCCMLTNGTYGCCPMPDAVCCSDHIHCCPEGSQCDLVHSTCLDARGESPMPLKIPAAETQLVGVQSTVGAVPCNGSVACADGSTCCKTLQGEWACCPLPKATCCEDHLHCCPHGTTCNLAASTCDGLSGSPVMPWLSKMPTFPLVSDNSKCDKSTSCPGKSTCCKTEAGGWACCPLTQAVCCDDHTHCCPHGTVCNLEAETCDDPAGASPSHRWVEKVPALTSEVEAEKCDKQTMCPGDTSCCKSYSGQWACCPLPQAVCCNDHEHCCPKGYKCNVAEQTCDKPGALSLPWLQKIPALQREPSRAVTGSSPSARNMCDAQTSCPKDTTCCFMDRTQKWGCCPLPQAVCCRDGNHCCPSGHTCEPHRSSCSKGPSVAIPWFTKQSAQTELSAVTDIKCDDKSSCPSGTTCCQLQTGEWGCCPLIKAVCCADREHCCPQGYSCNMQTGTCEKKNHNVLTLTLPQSKVVQSEPRDPENDADVPCDSTGEFHCPKQETCCKVSNSAWACCPSPRAVCCTDSKHCCPAGFLCDLKDGGCVPHSQLTWDFLIGNRKKDFVPHGL, from the exons ATG ACGCTGCAGCTAAGGATCCTGTTCCTGGCTCTGCTGGGCCTGAGCTCAGCGCTGGTCTGTCCAGATGGAGGCATGTGTGAGGACAACGACACCTGCTGCATGAACGCCGAGGGCGGATACGGATGCTGCCCACTACCCCAC GCTGAGTGTTGTTCAGACCACCTCCACTGCTGCTTTGAGGGAACCGTTTGTGATCTGGTTCACTCCAAGTGTGTTAATAAGACCGTTTCCCTGCCATTGATGAGGCGACTCCCTGCCAAACAGGCCCTACTCGTCCCTCAG CTCGAGGAGAGGGTCAAAGCAATCACTTGTCCAGATGGGGAGTCTGAATGTCCCGATGACACCACTTGCTGCCAGCTTCTTGACGACTCCTGGGGCTGCTGTCCGTTAGCTAAG GCGGTGTGTTGTGAGGATAAACTCCACTGTTGCCCTGAGAACACAAAGTGTGATATCGCTCACTCAaagtgtgtgtcttcctcccTGGCGTCTTTCCCCATGCTGGAGAAACTGCCTGCCAGGAGGAAGAACAATCCAG ctCCTTCAGCCGGTGCAGTGACATGTCCTGGTGGAAAAAGCAGCTGCCCAGATAGTTATACGTGTTGCCTGCTAACCTCCGGAGACTACGGCTGCTGCCCCTACCCACAG GCGAGTTGCTGCAATGATCATATCCACTGTTGCCCTAGCAACACAATATGTGACCTGGTGCATGGGGTCTGCCAGTCTGGTGAGACGAGCGTACCCATGCTGAAGAAGATTGCTGCTCTACCTAATGATG TTCAATGTCCAGACCAGATATCAGCTTGTCCTGAACAGACCACATGCTGCATGTTGACCAACGGGACATATGGCTGCTGTCCTATGCCTGAT gCTGTCTGCTGCTCAGATCACATCCACTGTTGTCCTGAAGGCAGCCAGTGTGACCTCGTCCACAGCACCTGTTTGGACGCCCGGGGAGAGAGCCCCATGCCCTTGAAGATCCCCGCTGCTGAGACACAGCTGGTGGGAGTCCAGAGCACAG tcgGTGCTGTTCCCTGCAACGGCTCTGTGGCCTGCGCTGACGGATCCACCTGCTGTAAAACGTTGCAGGGAGAATGGGCCTGTTGTCCGCTACCTAAG GCCACGTGTTGCGAGGACCACCTGCACTGCTGTCCCCACGGCACCACCTGTAACCTGGCAGCCTCCACGTGTGACGGTCTGTCGGGCAGCCCCGTGATGCCCTGGCTCAGCAAAATGCCCACCTTCCCCTTAGTGAGCGACAACAGCAAATGTGACAAATCCACGTCGTGCCCTGGAAAATCCACCTGCTGCAAGACGGAGGCTGGAGGCTGGGCCTGCTGTCCGCTGACTCAG GCTGTGTGCTGTGACGACCACACCCACTGCTGCCCTCACGGCACAGTCTGCAACCTGGAGGCTGAAACCTGCGACGACCCTGCGGGGGCCTCGCCCTCCCATCGCTGGGTGGAGAAGGTCCCGGCTCTGACCTCAGAGGTGGAGGCGGAGAAATGTGACAAGCAGACCATGTGTCCGGGAGACACCAGCTGCTGTAAGAGCTACTCCGGGCAGTGGGCCTGCTGCCCCCTACCTCAG GCTGTGTGCTGTAACGATCATGAGCACTGCTGCCCTAAAGGCTACAAATGTAACGTGGCTGAGCAGACGTGTGATAAGCCCGGCGCCCTCAGCCTGCCCTGGCTGCAGAAGATCCCCGCCCTGCAGAGGGAACCCAGCCGGGCCGTCACCGGTTCATCTCCGTCGGCCAGGAACATGTGTGACGCTCAAACCAGCTGCCCCAAAGACACTACTTGCTGCTTCATGGACAGGACACAAAAATGGGGCTGCTGCCCTCTGCCGCAG GCGGTGTGCTGTAGGGATGGAAACCACTGCTGCCCCAGCGGTCACACCTGTGAGCCTCACCGCTCTTCCTGCTCTAAGGGCCCCAGTGTTGCTATTCCGTGGTTCACCAAACAGAGCGCCCAGACCGAGCTGAGCGCAGTCACAGACATTAAATGTGACGACAAGAGTAGCTGCCCCTCGGGAACCACCTGCTGCCAGCTGCAGACGGGAGAGTGGGGCTGCTGCCCGCTCATCAAG GCGGTTTGCTGTGCAGACCGCGAGCACTGCTGTCCTCAGGGCTACTCCTGCAACATGCAAACTGGGACATGCGAGAAGAAGAACCACAACGTgctcaccctcaccctccctcAGAGCAAAGTGGTGCAGTCCGAGCCTAGAGACCCAGAGAACGACGCAGACGTACCATGTGACAGCACGGGGGAGTTCCACTGCCCAAAGCAGGAAACGTGCTGTAAAGTGTCCAACTCGGCTTGGGCCTGCTGCCCCTCACCCAGG GCGGTGTGCTGCACTGACTCGAAGCACTGCTGTCCTGCGGGCTTCTTGTGTGACCTAAAGGATGGAGGCTGCGTCCCACACTCTCAGCTGACCTGGGACTTTTTGATCGGCAACAGGAAGAAAGACTTTGTCCCACAT